TTGCTATCATTTTCATTTCCAGTAAACAGAAGCACCCTCTGAGAAGAATCAAATCAGTTAGTAATACTCACCTATACtgcaaaataatatatacaaaggaaaGTTACTGATTGTACTGATTATTACTTTTACTAAGCCATTTTATCTTCCTCACACTCAATGCAAAGGaaataatatgaagaaaaatatgttcTCACCATTCACAATAAAAAGAGTCTGCTTCATTCTGCAGGCCTGGCATATTGTACAACAGAGAGCACTTCATGGCTCAAGTGGATCAAAGTATCATTTTGATTCTGAGCCACCGAATAGAATCTCATGCGTATTTGGTGACTGGACTAACTCCATAGGAGCTGTGATAGATTGAACCATTTCTGTGGAATCCCCAGATCTCACAAATAAGAAAAGGCCCTacacaagaaaaaataacaatcaaTCTGTCCATAAATTCTATCTATAGGCTCTTTCTCTAGTGTAAGGTGGAAAAAGGGGCCCTTTCTTGAGTACATGGATACAAGTGTTGCTGAGGTCTAAAGATTGCTGGATTGACACTGTGTCTGATATAATGAAGATAAGGTATACACAGAAACCACTGACAGATTAAGAAACTTCCACAACTTGTCTCAATTCTTCAAATAATGGAGCAAGTTCCTTTTCTAGGCTGACGATTAGTCCTGTATTAGCATTGCTGCTGGCTATGAAACTCACCACCAAAGGTAAACGATTGAATTGAACCACCTGGTAGGTGTTATAGTAACAGgtgatacttttattttttgaaaatccaAGTTTGCTCCCTTGGTCTGTTGCAAGGGCAGAAGTAGACAAGAAACCAGGTCTCAAAGCATGCTCTGGAGCATTATCATTGGTCACTTTAATGAAAGGCACTCCATCTCTATCTGATACAACAATAGCATGGAGCCCCTCAACACGTGGTAGTTTTTTATACAGGAATCGTTGTAGGTCATCCGCCATCATGAACCCCTTTCTCTGGCAGGATCAATCTCCACGCCTGGGTTTCTGGGCTGCCTGCTTCTCTGAGCTGTCACTTCAGAGGACAGCTTCGGAGACAGCTTCCTCTAAAAGCCGCTGTCACATGATTTGTGAGGTGTGGCTACTTCTGTACAAATTGCCTAAGGTAGGGTGCTGAGGTCCCTGGGGACTCTCTAGAATTGTTCCCTTTCTCCGAGGGCTGCTAAAAGAACAGCTCCACTGATGGAAGGGAAGCAGACAGATAGTAAGGCAGTGAGAGGGAAAAAGCTCTGGGACAAAAACACATTCAGTGAAACTTCCATAGTGGAGGAGGGTCCCGAGGGCCATTCCACACTGTCTGTAGAGCCCAGGGCTGCCCTTACTCTCCACTGACAGGGTGACTATGGCTCTTGGAGCAGAAGCTGTGGATTGCCTTCAGCTACGCCTGACTTTTAATGCAGCATTTGGGGGAGCCCCTAAAAATATCCAAAAGGGAGGCAAGATTTCATGAGGAGGGAGGATAATCCGAAGGCTTTCTGAAAACATCACACTTTGTAGTTAAACCCCTGCCCAACAGATATTGTTACCAACTGTATAGAAATGCCTCAGGGAAGTCATGTAAGCAGCCCAAAGTCTTCTCCACGATTTACTCCAGGGATGGCCCTATGCAATATTCGTTTACTTATCAACCCTCCCTCACAGGAACACATGGATTTTAACCAAGTATCAATACATTACCCAAACCCAGTGGGATAATCCTTTAATGGTGGGTCAATAGGGCAGATATTTGGGTTGCCTCAAAGTTGAACTGATGATGCTACAGCTCTTTGGTTGTAACAGATAATAAGATATTCTAAtttaatcagaaagagaaattctcacACTCTAGAGTATCTCATGGAAGTCAGGAGCCAAAATGCAGCGGGGCTACTAAAAGGGCTGTACCCTGGCAACAGCCCGGCATCCTGGATTTTTTAACCATCCAGTAAGGTTAGAAATCAAGCTTGTGACTATCCTGCCCATCCCACATCAGGTGCTAGGTCCTCCTGTTTTTCCCTGTCCTCAAAACAGGCCAGCATACAATcaaacttgttttttcttttagtccCAGCCTTCCACAAGAagctcctctttcctttccctgcCCTTCTCAGCCTCATACATACCCTCTCAGTGATTTCTAGTCTTCTGAAACTGGTCATGCCAGGAATCAACTAGCTACAATTTAATTCCCCCCAATAGCAATTCTGATTATCACAGTAATAATGATTGGTACTGGTCAGATGCTTTCAAACTGAAAACCTGAAAATAacatcccccccccgccccccaccccagacacCATTTCTGTCTGATCTAGTTTACTTATTTGCTTTGAAGTAAAATGTATGGCATACTTCTTGTACCAATTTTGACTATTTAAAAACATCTGTCTGCCACACTCAGAAAATTTCTCATGGAAGAAAAAGGCTGCAACTTTATTCTTGCTTGTGACATTCAGCAGAGATGAGAGCACCCTGGAAGGAGCAATTTATACTGCTGTTTCCATACTGATGCATTGTGAATTCGTTATAAAACTTGTAGCATCATCGTAGTCAGCTCTTTGAAGACATCTGCTTAACACACATGTTCATGTGTGTtacaattcaaaggaaaaaagaacaagctGTTGTATCAAAAAGAAGgtaatgaaaataagtaaaatatttatgggATACCTTAATCAGAGAATACTTAAAACTTTATCAGAATGATTCAAGTAGAATCCTAAGGAACATCACATTCAGTAAGGTAAGCACAGAATCGtccatttaaaagaatgagaaggatttgcatttccatagatAGATGTTTAGAAAGATAGTCAACAAGTATAGTtctaaaatgtaattattttttttaacatgcctGGGCTAAATCTATCCTTCTCCACTCCTGCACACACTAAAATTCCACCAAACTCCTTACCATTCAAAAATCACAGTACCAAATCTCAATTCTGAGAACAAAATTGTAAGACACCTGTGATGACTTATTTTAAAGCAATAGCCTTCTCTTAGAACTTCAGGCAAGCATTATCTTTGGATGGGAGGAAAACAAGTAAAATTACAACCAAAATAAATtctcaacaaaaatattttcacagaaactttaaagaatttaatagagcagagaagaagaaatttcTACTGGATATTTTTATTGTCCTTTTGAAATTTTCACACCAAAACAGTACGATGGGTCCTAAAATTTAGGCCCAATGCCATGAAATAAGGTGTAACCTATGTTTTGAAAAGAGTTTGAAAGTGGGACAGCAGAAAATTTGACCCAAGAAAGCTACGTCCTAAGACCTAACTTTGTTTGCAGGTGATGTACATCTCATCCATTCATTTCAGCTGTAATATTACCCACTCCATCTCAAAGAATTATAAGAGACAGTATGAACATCACCCTCTGGGTGAAAAGTATCTGGTGGTGAACTTCTCcccaacagaaaatgaaaaaaggctTCTTTCAGTAGTTACTTCCTTACAAGTCTGCACTGGACAGCTTACTGGTCAATTTCTCTCAAATCGAAGCAACTTCAAACACTAAAGTTTAGTTCtcagaaaaatcatttattttacaacCCTCTTCAGATTGATTCTTCGCCTTGCTGTTTCTCCCGTTGTTATAAATCAAAGGAACTCCCCCACCCATGGACTTTTATAATGAACAAGTAGAATTTATCCAGTACTCCTGAAGAAGAATCCTGGGGAGAGAGGATTATTCTTACTCTGACCATCTTTAGTGGGCGGGAAAGGTTGTTATGACGCTTGAAgcctggaagaagaagaaaaggaaagaaaaaagaaactgtgtAAAAGGTGACATCATGGCTAGAGGCAGGTGAAGAGCCCTAGGAATTAACAGATACGGGTCTATACTCTTCTCTGTATTAAGTAAGAATCACATTTTCCTTTCTACAAAATGACAAGGTGGAAGTGAAGTCTCCATATTGCCTCTCTTGCTGtctaattctaaaatgtgtatttcAAAGTAAAGTCAGAGAGTGAATTTCTGATTCTAAACCTGAGTGGGATGTTAGAACTGCTGTGACTAAAACACAATCATGTTTTGTGTAAATAGTCAGACTCAGAATTCTTTGAAGTCAAACATTTGATGGTCCTATTTTGAATTATATGCTTCATGGGTTAAGAAGCTGAGATGGTTCTTGGGTGAAAACTCAATGTTCTGAGTCTCTTTTTGCATATAATTCACAGCAAATAAAAGTGTGGAGGTCTGATTCACTTCTGAGACACATTTCTTAATTTGACAATAGTTTTAAAAACTCTGTCTACAAATGTGTCAACCAAATCAAACAATTTTCTATTGTGCATGGGTATATctgagaaaaagaatttttttttttttttttttttttacaaaagttaCAGCTTTACTCTAGATTACTTTTATAGAATAaaggttgatttttaaaagattcagaCTGACAGGACGCATCGCCAGCAGCTATCTCCATCATTCCATTTATAAACTCAAAGTTGTTTTTGACTAGTACTTCAAGTTTACTCAGGGAAGTAGATTCTGAGCTGCTTTAATAAAAGGTCCTGGACCCAGAACTTCCAGAGGGTAGGGTATGTACTAGCTACTCTGAAGTGTTCTTGTTGAAAGAAAATAGGATCAATGCACATgatataaacagaaaaacaaaaagcctgGAAGAAATACTGAGAGCACCAAAAGAAGTCTTTGGAGCAATCAGACCATGGCTTTCATATGCCATCTCAGGTCCCTTCCCTTCAGGACAACCCACCTCCCCTGTGTAAGAGAGCCCAGTTCACACACAGTGAAAAGCTTTCTGGTCTCAATTAATAGTCATCGTCATCACCACAGACATAACAATGGTATTACGGTCATAGTGAGAGTAATAATGTACCTACCACACTGGATAATTTGTGAAAGGCTTTTAATTATCTGGATGCTGGTAACCAAACTCTCTGACAGCACATGATGTTCTAACTAAGAGCATTTTTACCTGGTTTGACCAAAGATAATCTGCACAAAAACGTCAGCGCAATATCTTGACAAGACGTTAAATTTGCCACTATTCTTGAAAGTAAACTACAATTTCCATAAAACTGTAGTTATAGCTTTTGTACTTTTTCACATTTTAGGGCTCCCGCTGGTGCCAACCACTGCCCATGCTATCGCAAGGGCACTGTTATTCAATGACAAGTAAGTATTGTGGTTCTTAGTTaacatatttgtaaataaaatgcaATTGTATTGAtgtattccctcctcttttttttagTTGCTGGCTGAGTGTGGACACCAACCTGCTTTACATCATCCATGGTCCTGTCATGGGGGCATTAGTGGTGAGAATTGCTTTTTAAATCCCTTATTGACAGTTAATTTAATGATAATCTATAATAAGAACAATTTgagagtctttttaaaaatgatttttatttactaCAGTTGGGTGGAGGGGCATAAGCTCATTTCTATACAAGCCATAGCAACAATataggtgttcttttttttttttcaacaattcTATAAATTCTCCTAGTTAAAGACCAAAGGTAAAGATGTTACTGATAAGAAAGCGAGAGACCACAAAGTCCCCCTGCAGCATTTTCCCCTGGGCTTTGCCAAACTAAACCATCTTCCATTTCACCTTTGGTCCATGAGCCATCATCATAACTACTACTGAACATGCACTTAAAGCATTCAGGCACTTCACATACCTTGCCATGCCGTTACTAACAGCAGACCTTCCAAGTGGATACATTGAGACATTTTACTCATTAGGAAAACTAGACCCAAAGACTCAAGTAAACTCACTTAAAATCACATGACTAGTAAGAAGTTGGGCCAGGAGAAAATATGACTGTCTGAATCTATATGCAAGCTCTTTATTTCCACCCATGGTTTACTGTATGTTGGCCATCATCAGAACcatcaaatttaaaatttagacATTATTTTCCCCATTAACCTCAAAGATAGTGTTTTCTTCAGgtaagagtaagaaaaataaaaacagtcggAGTCATAGACCATATTCTGCTCCTGCACTGAAGAAGCATCCGTTAGTAACTGATCAAATTGGGTTATCACCCAGGCTGTCTCCTAACTTTCCTGGCCTTTCCAatgcaaattcaatttcttttgccatttttcagAGTAGTGGTGTACTTACTAGTTCAACTGAGCTCACAAGGACCTACTAACATGGGTCTTGAATATTTACACAACACCCCATAAGAATTCAATTTTTATTAAAGGTCTCTTTCCTTTCTTGAATTTTTGGggtaataacatttatttctatTCCAGGTAGAAGAATTATTCTAATTATCTTTAAATAAATgatcaattaaattttaaaaacaaccttGGTTTCAAAACTAATCTTCACAGCCAAAAGTAATTTGTGATCCACTAGAATGGCTGATATTAAAAAgtgaccataccaagtgttggcaagggtgaagagcaactggaattctcatataatgctggagggaatgtaacaTGAAGCCAcctctttggaaaagtttggcagtttctcaaagttaaacatacacttaccatatgaacgggccattccactcctaggtacttattcaagtgaaatgaaaacatgcCCACACAAAGACTGGTATACAAGTATTCATAGCATgcttattcataatagtcaaatttTGGAAACCATTCCAATTTCCATAaacaggagaatgaataaacaaatcatgtatatgtattatttatataatgcagtactactcagcagtaaaaatgaatgaaatgccaATACACACAACACAAATGAATCCCACAGACAGTATGTTAAaccaaagaaaccagacacaaaagaatacacacCATATATTACTCCATTTCTGTGATGAAAGGAATCAGTAGTTGCTGGAGGTGGGGTCCAGAGTTGCTGACTGCAAAGGGGCAAGAGGGGACTTTCTGGGGTGGTGGAAATGCTCTTTTCTTGTTTGGAGTAGCTGTTACACAGGTACCTACATTCATCTAAACTTCCCAAATGTAAACTTaaaatctccattttactgaacatacattatacctcaatgaagtgatttcttttgaaaagtgttattagaaaaaaagaagtctgGGTTAGCTTTCTCCACTGCATAAGCTTTACAGATAAATTTTTCAGCCCTCATTTTACTATTAGTTAAGTAGTCCTGCCTAAGGGAAAAATCTTCATAATGAAAAGATAAGAAAGCGAAATCTAAAAGTGTCACTTATGACTTCCctttgtaaaaattataaaaacctaaataaagaataaaacaccttcCTTAGAGTTGAACCTAATATACTTACATATacaggaaattattttctcatataggaaaaaagggggggaaatgtTAATTCACGTCTGAAAAGAGTATTTGGCTCTACTGATGCTCCGTGTTCTCGTAATACGGAGCCGATTATATTACCTCTCAGGCAGTCACTTGTGTCCCATGTAGGTGCTATCTGCTCCCCACACTGGATAAACGAGAACTGAGGGAAGTGGGTGTCCTTCAGGGGTGCTGACCTGGAGAATTTGCTCAGAACGATCATATCTTTGCAGATCAACTTCTTCTTTTTGCTCAACATCGTCCGGGTGCTtgtgaagaaaatgaaggaatcCCAGGAGGAGGAATCGCACATGTACCTGAAGGCGGTGAGggccactctgatcctggtgcCCCTGCTGGGGGTCCAGTTCGTCGTCCTTCCCTGGAGACCTTCCCACCCAGTGCTTGGAAGGATCTATGACTACGTGATGCACTCTCTGATTCACTTCCAGGTAGGGAAACCACTTATTCAACCACTCGCTCAGCTGGTTGGTGCAGGGCCCACGGTTTTCTGGGGCTCCTCTGTGATAAGAATGACCCTTTAGAACATGTGTTACCTGGAAGGGAGACGGcgcttctctgtctctctcactgccTGCTTTCCCACGTTTTGAATCTTAAAATTGGGCAAGGAGACAGGAAACAGGAGGTATGAGCTTTGAGACTACATctttagagaacaaatatatttgTCCAGAGACTGACCCACTGCCCAGGGCTAAGGACAGAGCTACACCCACAGTGCtttttttctatctatctatctatctatctatctatctatctatctatctatggctgcgttgggtcttcattgctgcgcacaggctttctctacttgcagtgagcgggggctactcttcattgagatgtgcaggcttctcactgcggtggattttcttgttgcagagcacgggctctaggcgcacgggattcagtagttgtggcacgcaggctcagtagttgtggctcacgggctctagagcgcaggctcagcagttgtggcgcacgggctcagttgctccgcggcatgtgggatcttcccggaccagggctcgaacccgtgtcccctgcattggcaggcggattcttaaccactgcgccaccagggaagtccctcccacagTGCTTTTGacctttccttcccctccccagcatCCGAGGGCCACATTTGGTTTTGCTTTATTGAGGGGACTGTTGAAGACCAATGTAACCAATGCCAATTGGCTTTCCAACCTGGATTATTATCAGTATAGTCGCTAATGCCATGAAAACACAGGGCAGAGAAGCAGATGTTTCTATCAGTGTGAAATGCGAACACTGGACCCTGAGCTGGACTCTATATCCCTCTTAAACTGGCAGCCAGTTTCCAGTCATTTCACTTCATTGCCTTGGCTCTGATTAGAGAGGTCAGAACCTTAGAATACCTACATTTTAGCCATCCCTACAATGTCAGGCAGACCACAGAGAATGGGTATGGCTGACACTCTCACGTTGTCCAATCAGAAATCATCATAGATACCTTTGTTAGAAGTCTTGCTGGAATGTGATTGAATGCCGGTGGCAGCTGGTGTATTAGGCGAAGACAGTGCTAAAGATGGACATTTCTCCATAatcagccgtgtggatgaaaggctcttggtgctccagccaggcatcagggctgtgcctctgaggtgggagagccaacttcaggacactggtccacaagagacctcccagctccacgtaataccaaacggcgaaaatctctcacagatctccatctcaacatcaagacccagcttcactcaacgaccagcaagctacagtgctggacaccctatgccaaacaactagcaagagaggaacacagccccatccattaacagagaggctgcctaaaatcataataaggccacagacaccccaaaacacaccaccagacgtggacgaacccaccagaaagacaacatccagcctcatccaccagaacacaggcactagttccctccaccaggaaacctacacaacccactgaaccaaccttagccactggggacagataccaaaaacaacgggaactacgaacctgcagcctgtgaaaaggagaccccaaacacagtaagataagcaaaatgagaagacagaaaaacacacagcagatgaaggagcagggtcaaaacacaccagacctaacaaatgaagaggaaataggtagtctacctgaaaaagaattcagaataatgatagtaaggatgatccaaagtcttggaaatagaatagacaaaatgcaagaaacatttaacaaggacgtagaagaactaaagaggaaccaagaaacgatgacaagcacaataaatgaaattaaaaatactctagatgggatcaatagcagaataactgaggcagaagaacggataagtgacctggaagataaaatggtggaaataactactgcagaccagaataaagaaaaaagaatgaaaagaactga
This genomic window from Eubalaena glacialis isolate mEubGla1 chromosome 8, mEubGla1.1.hap2.+ XY, whole genome shotgun sequence contains:
- the LOC133096263 gene encoding ragulator complex protein LAMTOR3-like, which translates into the protein MADDLQRFLYKKLPRVEGLHAIVVSDRDGVPFIKVTNDNAPEHALRPGFLSTSALATDQGSKLGFSKNKSITCYYNTYQVVQFNRLPLVVSFIASSNANTGLIVSLEKELAPLFEELRQVVEVS